One window of the Myxococcales bacterium genome contains the following:
- a CDS encoding RNA polymerase sigma factor encodes MAAVSRESDADLAARCAAGDRGAQRELFLRTRTAVHRTLFRVLGSNQDVEDLLQDAFLAMFRSVGNYAGRSSLLTWCCSVASHVALSHLRRRKAIPTADLELESDAPSADRVMRARLALARLYRVLDRVDPVQRIAFALAVIDGRPLAEVAELTGASVTAVKTQVWRARKALDKRAAADPLLREYMTELVDGAAEEAG; translated from the coding sequence ATGGCCGCCGTTAGCCGCGAGTCCGACGCCGACCTGGCCGCCAGGTGCGCGGCGGGGGATCGTGGCGCGCAGCGCGAGCTGTTCCTGCGGACCCGGACCGCGGTCCATCGGACGCTGTTCCGCGTGCTCGGCTCCAACCAGGACGTGGAAGATCTGCTCCAGGACGCGTTCCTGGCGATGTTCCGCTCGGTCGGCAACTACGCCGGCCGCTCGAGCCTGCTCACCTGGTGCTGCTCGGTCGCCAGCCACGTGGCGCTGAGCCACCTGCGCCGCCGCAAGGCCATCCCGACCGCCGACCTCGAGCTCGAGAGCGACGCGCCGTCGGCCGATCGCGTGATGCGCGCCCGGCTGGCCCTGGCGCGCCTGTACCGCGTGCTCGATCGCGTCGATCCGGTCCAGCGCATCGCGTTCGCCCTCGCGGTGATCGACGGGCGCCCGCTGGCCGAGGTCGCCGAGCTGACCGGCGCCTCGGTGACCGCGGTGAAGACCCAGGTGTGGCGGGCCCGCAAGGCCCTCGACAAGCGCGCCGCGGCCGACCCGTTGCTGCGCGAATACATGACCGAGCTGGTCGACGGCGCGGCCGAGGAGGCGGGATGA
- a CDS encoding DUF4333 domain-containing protein, with translation MKRTPYLAAISLLSMTALGALGCTGKASGGQVEKKIVEWAKSMGVEVTKATCPKSIKVEVDTTFECKTQVSTGEELTVQGTVTSKSGKNFEYSIKVVEPTYFAEKAAAYLDDALTQQVGVKPKSVDCGPPGIHKIPADLKITCVATDPEDHATKISFVFKADGTVDTWAAE, from the coding sequence ATGAAGCGCACGCCCTACCTCGCCGCGATCTCCCTCCTGTCGATGACCGCGCTGGGCGCGCTGGGCTGCACCGGCAAGGCCTCCGGCGGCCAGGTCGAGAAGAAGATCGTCGAGTGGGCCAAGTCGATGGGCGTCGAGGTCACCAAGGCCACCTGCCCGAAGTCGATCAAGGTCGAGGTCGACACCACGTTCGAGTGCAAGACCCAGGTCAGCACCGGCGAGGAGCTGACCGTGCAGGGCACGGTCACGAGCAAGTCGGGCAAGAACTTCGAGTACTCGATCAAGGTCGTCGAGCCGACCTACTTCGCCGAGAAGGCCGCGGCCTACCTCGACGACGCGCTGACCCAGCAGGTCGGCGTCAAGCCCAAGTCGGTCGACTGCGGCCCGCCCGGCATCCACAAGATCCCGGCCGACCTCAAGATCACCTGCGTCGCCACCGATCCCGAGGACCACGCCACCAAGATCTCCTTCGTGTTCAAGGCCGACGGGACCGTCGACACCTGGGCGGCGGAGTAG
- a CDS encoding polysaccharide deacetylase family protein has protein sequence MLCAASIDRSAREDASSIDGALDRARDDHVVVQLYGHRPGVLSDLARIDAIAAGARARGLAGVTYRELADQPPATAGLALSFDDDHVDEWLAAADVLDRHGLRVTFFVTRYHLMTAAERAGLAELARRGHDIEAHGVDHLRGPAVVDDRGLAAYLADEVVPSIEALRADGFPVRAFAYPFGARTSAIDRAVLEHVDVVRSVSYSRDSLLVVDPCPE, from the coding sequence GTGCTGTGCGCGGCGTCGATCGATCGGTCGGCGCGCGAGGACGCCAGCTCGATCGACGGCGCGCTCGATCGCGCCCGCGACGATCACGTCGTGGTCCAGCTCTACGGCCACCGCCCGGGGGTGCTGTCGGACCTCGCGCGCATCGACGCGATCGCCGCCGGCGCGCGCGCGCGCGGGCTCGCCGGCGTCACCTACCGCGAGCTGGCCGATCAGCCGCCCGCGACCGCCGGCCTCGCGCTCAGCTTCGACGACGACCACGTCGACGAGTGGCTGGCCGCGGCCGACGTGCTCGACCGCCACGGCCTGCGCGTCACGTTCTTCGTCACGCGCTACCACCTGATGACCGCCGCCGAGCGCGCCGGCCTGGCCGAGCTGGCGCGGCGCGGCCACGACATCGAGGCCCACGGCGTCGACCACCTGCGCGGCCCCGCGGTCGTCGACGACCGCGGCCTCGCGGCCTACCTCGCCGACGAGGTCGTGCCGTCGATCGAGGCGCTGCGCGCGGACGGGTTTCCGGTGCGCGCGTTCGCGTACCCCTTCGGCGCCCGCACCAGCGCGATCGACCGCGCGGTGCTCGAGCACGTCGACGTCGTCCGGTCGGTGTCGTACTCGCGCGACAGCCTGCTGGTGGTGGACCCGTGCCCCGAGTGA
- a CDS encoding peptide chain release factor 3, which produces MSALPPEVARRRTFAIIAHPDAGKTTLTEKLLLFGGAIQLAGAVKARGDRRRATSDWMKVERERGISVTTSVMTFDYADRTFNLLDTPGHQDFSEDTYRTLTAVDSAVMVIDAAKGIESQTRKLFEVCRMRDVPIVTFINKLDREGRDPFELLDEIEQTLALDVTPATWPIGMGQGFRGCYDLRGDQLHLMERSKGEYIQEAIVCEGLGDPKLDQLLPAHAVAKLRADVEMVRGLCKPLDLASYREGHMTPVFFGSAVNNFGVRELLDGIAELAPPPRIQPSIERPIDPGEPKVTGFVFKIQANMDPKHRDRIAFVRLASGHFSRGMKLINPRTDKTLSVGNAMLFQANARELAEEAWAGDIIGVPNYGGLRIGDALTEGEVLRFTGIPSFAPELLRRVRPVDPMKAKHLGRALEQLAEEGAAQAFKMVIGSDWIVGVVGGLQFDVLADRIRTEYDLPVIFEGTSFERARWVEADDPRMIKKFADGNRDNTAEDHSGATVFLARNDWQLNRVKVDWPDIRLLSTREQQR; this is translated from the coding sequence ATGTCCGCCCTGCCGCCCGAGGTCGCCCGCCGACGCACGTTCGCGATCATCGCCCACCCCGACGCCGGCAAGACCACGCTGACCGAGAAGCTGCTGCTGTTCGGCGGCGCGATCCAGCTGGCCGGCGCGGTCAAGGCCCGCGGCGATCGCCGGCGGGCCACCTCCGACTGGATGAAGGTCGAGCGCGAGCGCGGCATCTCGGTGACGACGTCGGTGATGACCTTCGACTACGCCGACCGGACCTTCAACCTGCTCGACACGCCCGGCCACCAGGACTTCTCCGAGGACACCTACCGGACGCTGACCGCGGTCGACTCGGCGGTGATGGTGATCGACGCCGCCAAGGGCATCGAGTCCCAGACCCGCAAGCTGTTCGAGGTGTGTCGCATGCGCGACGTGCCGATCGTGACGTTCATCAACAAGCTCGACCGCGAGGGCCGCGACCCGTTCGAGCTGCTCGACGAGATCGAGCAGACGCTCGCGCTCGACGTGACCCCGGCGACCTGGCCGATCGGCATGGGCCAGGGCTTCCGCGGCTGCTACGACCTGCGCGGCGATCAGCTGCACCTGATGGAGCGCAGCAAGGGCGAGTACATCCAGGAGGCGATCGTCTGCGAGGGCCTCGGCGACCCCAAGCTCGACCAGCTGCTGCCCGCGCACGCCGTCGCCAAGCTGCGGGCCGACGTCGAGATGGTGCGGGGGCTGTGCAAGCCGCTCGACCTCGCGTCGTACCGCGAGGGCCACATGACGCCGGTGTTCTTCGGCTCGGCCGTCAACAACTTCGGCGTGCGCGAGCTGCTCGACGGCATCGCCGAGCTGGCGCCGCCGCCGCGGATCCAGCCGTCGATCGAGCGCCCGATCGACCCGGGCGAGCCCAAGGTCACCGGCTTCGTCTTCAAGATCCAGGCGAACATGGATCCCAAGCACCGCGACCGCATCGCGTTCGTGCGGCTGGCCTCGGGCCACTTCTCCCGCGGCATGAAGCTCATCAACCCGCGCACCGACAAGACGCTGTCGGTCGGCAACGCGATGCTGTTCCAGGCCAACGCCCGCGAGCTCGCCGAGGAGGCCTGGGCCGGCGACATCATCGGCGTGCCCAACTACGGCGGCCTGCGGATCGGCGACGCGCTGACCGAGGGCGAGGTGCTGCGCTTCACCGGCATCCCCAGCTTCGCGCCCGAGCTGCTGCGCCGGGTCCGGCCGGTCGATCCGATGAAGGCCAAGCACCTCGGCCGCGCGCTCGAGCAGCTGGCCGAGGAGGGCGCGGCCCAGGCGTTCAAGATGGTGATCGGCTCGGACTGGATCGTCGGCGTGGTCGGCGGCCTGCAGTTCGACGTGCTCGCCGACCGGATCCGGACCGAGTACGACCTGCCGGTCATCTTCGAGGGCACGTCGTTCGAGCGGGCCCGCTGGGTCGAGGCCGACGACCCGCGCATGATCAAGAAGTTCGCCGACGGCAACCGCGACAACACCGCCGAGGATCACAGCGGCGCGACGGTGTTCCTGGCGCGCAACGACTGGCAGCTCAACCGGGTCAAGGTCGACTGGCCGGACATCCGGCTCCTGTCGACCCGCGAGCAGCAGCGCTGA
- a CDS encoding alpha/beta hydrolase, with translation MRARLCLAASLVLVLAACGDDGATPPAPDLSVEAAGPYPVGTVDVTLTDGARARDLPTQVWFPAEAGAAAAAATGFPIAELELEPNRTTYADLLAAADPACPSRTAHAARGAAPAPGRFPLIAISHCHECTRFSTATVAERLASHGFVVVAVDHVGNTLWNQQAGDGLPLDTTTLATRVADVRLAIDAALAGTPPFPAALTAVIDPETIGVMGHSFGAVTAGMVTQAEPRIDAALALAAPMENPLLPGVHVADLGRPLGFVLAVEDNSITELGNNLIRSNYDQATAGAWRAEIADAGHWSVSDLVGVIPGFAPGCQAGTRQTDGQPFTYLDAATGRAITAAYATAFFRAYLADDAGARAYLDAPRPAGTVTVTRR, from the coding sequence ATGCGCGCTCGCCTGTGCCTCGCCGCGTCGCTCGTGCTCGTGCTCGCCGCCTGCGGCGACGACGGCGCGACCCCGCCGGCGCCCGATCTGTCGGTCGAGGCCGCGGGGCCGTACCCGGTCGGCACCGTCGACGTCACGCTCACCGACGGCGCCCGCGCCCGCGACCTGCCGACCCAGGTGTGGTTCCCGGCCGAGGCCGGCGCCGCCGCCGCCGCGGCGACCGGCTTCCCGATCGCCGAGCTCGAGCTCGAGCCCAACCGCACGACCTACGCCGACCTCCTGGCCGCGGCCGATCCCGCGTGCCCGAGCCGCACCGCCCACGCCGCGCGCGGCGCCGCGCCCGCGCCCGGCCGCTTCCCGCTGATCGCGATCTCGCACTGCCACGAGTGCACGCGGTTCTCGACCGCGACCGTGGCCGAGCGCCTGGCCAGCCACGGCTTCGTCGTCGTCGCGGTCGATCACGTCGGCAACACGCTCTGGAACCAGCAGGCCGGCGACGGGCTGCCGCTCGACACCACCACGCTCGCGACCCGCGTCGCCGACGTCCGGCTCGCGATCGACGCCGCGCTCGCCGGCACGCCGCCGTTCCCGGCCGCGCTCACCGCGGTCATCGATCCCGAGACGATCGGCGTGATGGGCCACAGCTTCGGCGCGGTCACCGCCGGCATGGTGACCCAGGCCGAGCCGCGCATCGACGCGGCGCTGGCGCTGGCGGCGCCGATGGAGAACCCGCTCCTGCCCGGCGTCCACGTCGCCGACCTGGGCCGGCCGCTGGGATTCGTGCTCGCGGTCGAGGACAACTCGATCACCGAGCTCGGCAACAACCTCATCCGGAGCAACTACGACCAGGCCACCGCCGGCGCGTGGCGCGCCGAGATCGCCGACGCCGGGCACTGGTCGGTCTCGGATCTGGTCGGCGTCATCCCCGGCTTCGCGCCGGGCTGCCAGGCCGGCACCCGCCAGACCGACGGCCAGCCGTTCACGTACCTCGACGCCGCTACCGGCCGCGCCATCACCGCCGCCTACGCCACCGCGTTCTTCCGCGCCTACCTCGCCGACGACGCCGGCGCCCGCGCCTACCTCGACGCGCCGCGCCCGGCCGGGACCGTCACCGTCACGCGGAGGTAG
- a CDS encoding serine/threonine protein kinase, giving the protein MSEVPKPGDLIGRRYRLIEVAGRGGMADVWRAELEGALGFRRVVAVKHMHPALAQQPAYVQMFVEEARLGAALESPNLAEVRDFLTERGHYFMVLEWVEGVDLGTWTRWHFERGEGPRWELVAAVGVGILRGLAAGHERLENGVVTPVVHRDVSPHNILLTTRGMVKVIDFGLALAADRRLEATEPGVVKGKMSYLSPEIVSGGRPIPPSDQFAAGSVMWEALVGRKLFDGANDYETYTRLRECQVQPLKPLRPDVPSDFAALITRALSARPEQRYPSTREFARQIGTSLKKVQLRRDLHSMLAKTVVEARASMGLGTRTGDLSALTPIAELRPEDQPAAFGDRLRGLRHKLPGLFGRKK; this is encoded by the coding sequence ATGTCCGAGGTGCCGAAGCCGGGCGACCTGATCGGTCGGCGCTACCGGCTGATCGAGGTGGCCGGGCGCGGCGGCATGGCCGACGTGTGGCGGGCGGAGCTCGAGGGCGCGCTGGGCTTTCGCCGCGTGGTCGCGGTCAAGCACATGCACCCGGCGCTGGCGCAGCAGCCGGCCTACGTGCAGATGTTCGTCGAGGAGGCGCGCCTGGGCGCGGCGCTCGAGTCGCCCAACCTGGCCGAGGTCCGCGACTTCCTCACCGAGCGCGGCCACTACTTCATGGTGCTCGAGTGGGTCGAGGGCGTCGACCTCGGCACCTGGACCCGCTGGCACTTCGAGCGCGGCGAGGGTCCGCGCTGGGAGCTGGTCGCGGCGGTCGGCGTCGGCATCCTGCGCGGGCTCGCGGCCGGGCACGAGCGGCTCGAGAACGGCGTCGTGACGCCGGTCGTGCACCGCGACGTCAGCCCGCACAACATCCTGCTGACGACCCGCGGCATGGTGAAGGTGATCGACTTCGGCCTGGCGCTCGCGGCCGATCGCCGGCTCGAGGCCACCGAGCCCGGCGTGGTCAAGGGCAAGATGTCGTACCTGTCGCCGGAGATCGTCAGCGGCGGTCGCCCGATCCCGCCGTCGGACCAGTTCGCGGCCGGCTCGGTGATGTGGGAGGCGCTGGTCGGGCGCAAGCTGTTCGACGGCGCCAACGACTACGAGACCTACACCCGCCTGCGCGAGTGCCAGGTCCAGCCGCTCAAGCCGCTGCGGCCCGACGTGCCGAGTGACTTCGCGGCGCTGATCACCCGCGCCCTGTCGGCGCGGCCCGAGCAGCGCTACCCGAGCACGCGCGAGTTCGCGCGCCAGATCGGCACCTCGCTCAAGAAGGTGCAGCTGCGCCGCGACCTGCACTCGATGCTGGCCAAGACCGTGGTCGAGGCCCGGGCGTCGATGGGGCTCGGCACGCGCACCGGCGACCTGTCGGCGCTGACGCCGATCGCCGAGCTGCGGCCCGAGGATCAGCCCGCGGCGTTCGGCGACCGCCTCCGCGGCCTGCGCCACAAGCTGCCCGGGCTGTTCGGGCGCAAGAAGTAG
- a CDS encoding FecR domain-containing protein, translating to MSDERDTLVPPVEPLPDLTWARLERQLWQALDAPPPRTVADAPPRLARWRWPMIAAGAIAAAAAIALVWPRGSHAPLTAGAREGSAIATPSRIATAGAATELSFGDADIELAPQSTLFLGGDDRRGVDLLLERGRARFEVAHRDGRPPFIVRAGAVRITVVGTGFTVVRDGDSAQVEVTHGVVEVVAAGHRDRLVAGQLWDHGLVRTGELAVRSDVPTMVATAPAPVAPAPAAADAPATDAPTTAPTHDAPPVIAPRPPGVTASPRHAPTGPTATDPKAAFAAAAALEASAPARALAAYLDLADGASSWAAPALYAAARLAFDRGDAARARTLSARYLRSFPGGRNALDARALLERLATPSTE from the coding sequence ATGAGCGACGAGCGCGACACCCTGGTGCCCCCGGTCGAGCCGCTGCCCGACCTGACGTGGGCGCGCCTCGAGCGCCAGCTGTGGCAGGCGCTCGACGCGCCGCCGCCGCGGACCGTGGCCGACGCACCGCCGCGCCTCGCGCGCTGGCGCTGGCCGATGATCGCCGCCGGCGCGATCGCCGCGGCCGCGGCCATCGCGCTGGTGTGGCCGCGCGGCAGCCACGCGCCGCTCACCGCCGGCGCGCGCGAGGGGTCCGCGATCGCGACGCCGTCGCGGATCGCGACCGCGGGCGCCGCGACCGAGCTGTCGTTCGGCGACGCCGACATCGAGCTCGCGCCCCAGTCGACGTTGTTCCTGGGCGGCGACGATCGCCGCGGGGTCGACCTGCTGCTCGAGCGCGGCCGCGCCCGGTTCGAGGTCGCCCACCGCGACGGCCGCCCGCCATTCATCGTCCGCGCCGGCGCCGTGCGCATCACCGTCGTCGGCACCGGCTTCACCGTGGTGCGCGACGGCGACTCGGCCCAGGTCGAGGTCACCCACGGCGTGGTCGAGGTGGTCGCCGCCGGCCACCGCGATCGACTCGTCGCCGGCCAGCTCTGGGATCACGGCCTGGTGCGGACCGGCGAGCTGGCGGTGCGATCCGATGTCCCGACGATGGTGGCGACGGCGCCCGCCCCCGTCGCGCCCGCCCCCGCGGCGGCCGACGCGCCCGCGACCGACGCGCCGACGACCGCGCCGACGCACGACGCCCCGCCCGTCATCGCGCCGCGCCCGCCCGGCGTGACGGCATCGCCGCGCCACGCGCCGACCGGGCCGACCGCGACCGATCCCAAGGCCGCGTTCGCGGCCGCCGCGGCGCTCGAGGCCAGCGCCCCCGCCCGCGCCCTCGCGGCGTACCTCGACCTCGCCGACGGGGCGTCGTCGTGGGCCGCCCCGGCGCTCTACGCCGCCGCCCGCCTCGCGTTCGATCGCGGCGACGCCGCGCGCGCGCGGACGCTGTCCGCGCGCTACCTGCGCAGCTTCCCCGGCGGGCGCAACGCGCTCGACGCCCGCGCGCTCCTCGAGCGCCTCGCCACCCCAAGCACGGAGTGA